The following proteins are encoded in a genomic region of Pseudomonas sp. Os17:
- a CDS encoding DMT family transporter: protein MHVSSGRWVYGLFLALLTALLWGILPIKLKQVLLVMDPVTVTWFRLLVSGGCLFLYLAAVRRLPRWRLLGPKGIWLVPISVLGLVGNYVLYLMGLNLLSPGTAQLVVQMGPILLLIASVFVFKERFSLGQGLGLLVLLIGFGLFFNQRLTELLTSLSDYTAGVLTILAASAVWTFYALGQKQLLSVWNSLQVMMVIYLFCALLLTPWVHPLEALELSPLQGWLLLACCLNTLIAYGAFAEALAHWEASRVSATLAITPLVTFAAVAWAAWVWPEHVQAEQINGLGYGGALLVVLGSALTALGPSLMAGLRARRQRIAAG from the coding sequence ATGCACGTCTCGTCCGGTCGTTGGGTCTACGGTCTGTTCCTGGCCCTGTTGACCGCGCTGTTGTGGGGCATCCTGCCCATCAAGCTCAAGCAAGTGCTGCTGGTGATGGACCCGGTCACCGTGACCTGGTTTCGCCTGCTGGTGTCCGGCGGCTGCCTGTTCCTCTATCTGGCGGCGGTCAGGCGCCTGCCACGCTGGCGCTTGCTCGGCCCGAAAGGGATATGGCTGGTACCGATCTCGGTCTTGGGCCTGGTGGGCAACTACGTGCTGTACCTGATGGGCCTGAACCTGCTGAGCCCGGGCACCGCGCAACTGGTGGTGCAGATGGGACCGATCCTGTTGCTGATCGCCAGTGTGTTTGTGTTTAAGGAGCGGTTCAGCCTGGGGCAGGGACTGGGGTTGCTGGTGCTGCTGATTGGCTTCGGGCTGTTCTTCAATCAACGGCTGACCGAGCTGCTGACCTCGCTCAGTGACTACACCGCCGGCGTTCTGACCATTCTCGCCGCTTCCGCGGTCTGGACCTTCTATGCCCTGGGCCAGAAGCAGCTGCTGAGCGTGTGGAATTCCTTGCAGGTGATGATGGTGATCTACCTGTTCTGCGCCTTGTTGCTGACGCCCTGGGTACACCCGCTGGAAGCCCTGGAGCTGAGCCCCCTGCAAGGCTGGCTGTTGCTCGCCTGTTGCCTGAATACCCTGATCGCCTACGGTGCCTTTGCCGAGGCCCTGGCGCATTGGGAGGCGTCGCGGGTCAGCGCGACCCTGGCGATCACGCCCCTGGTGACCTTTGCCGCGGTGGCGTGGGCGGCCTGGGTCTGGCCGGAGCATGTGCAGGCCGAACAGATCAACGGCCTGGGTTATGGCGGGGCGCTGCTGGTGGTGCTGGGGTCGGCGCTGACGGCCCTGGGGCCGTCATTGATGGCGGGGTTGCGCGCCCGGCGGCAGCGGATCGCGGCGGGGTGA
- the pap gene encoding polyphosphate:AMP phosphotransferase, whose product MFESAEIGHAIDKETYDAEVPALREALLEAQFELRQKARFPVIVLINGVEGAGKGETVKLLNEWMDPRLIEVRTFDQQTDEELSRPPAWRYWRMLPAKGRMGVFFGNWYSQMLQGRVHGQIKDPRLDQAINGAERLEKMLCDEGALIFKFWFHLSKKQMKDRLKSLQDDPLHSWRISPLDWQQSETYDKFVKYGERVLRRTSRDYAPWHVIEGVDPHYRSLTVGRILLEGLQNALNRQPLRPAQVNAAPLPTAVDELSLLDSLDMTQHLDKDDYEEQLITEQARLAGLLRDKRMRKHALVAVFEGNDAAGKGGAIRRVAAALDPRQYSIVPIAAPTEDERAQPYLWRFWRHIPARGKFTIFDRSWYGRVLVERVEGFCQPADWLRAYSEINDFEEQLADARVIVVKFWLAIDKDTQLERFQVREAIPFKRFKITEDDWRNRDKWGDYRLAVGDMVDRTSTEVAPWTLVEANDKRWARVKVLRTINRALEAAFERSDKHDKKDRKDKK is encoded by the coding sequence ATGTTCGAATCCGCTGAAATCGGTCACGCCATCGACAAAGAAACCTACGATGCCGAAGTGCCGGCCTTGCGCGAAGCCTTGCTCGAGGCGCAGTTCGAGCTGCGCCAGAAGGCCAGGTTTCCGGTGATTGTGTTGATCAATGGCGTCGAGGGCGCGGGCAAGGGCGAGACGGTCAAGCTGCTCAACGAATGGATGGACCCGCGGCTGATCGAAGTGCGCACCTTCGACCAGCAGACCGATGAAGAACTGTCGCGACCGCCGGCCTGGCGCTACTGGCGGATGCTTCCGGCCAAGGGCCGCATGGGGGTGTTCTTCGGCAACTGGTACAGCCAGATGCTCCAGGGCCGGGTGCATGGCCAGATCAAGGACCCGCGCCTGGACCAGGCGATCAATGGCGCCGAACGCCTGGAAAAGATGCTCTGCGATGAAGGCGCGCTGATCTTCAAGTTCTGGTTTCACCTGTCCAAGAAACAGATGAAGGACCGCCTCAAGTCCTTGCAGGATGATCCGCTGCACAGCTGGCGCATCAGCCCGCTGGACTGGCAGCAGTCAGAAACCTACGACAAGTTCGTCAAGTACGGCGAACGGGTCCTGCGGCGTACCAGTCGCGACTATGCGCCCTGGCATGTGATCGAGGGTGTCGATCCGCATTACCGCAGCCTTACCGTGGGCCGGATCCTTCTGGAGGGCCTGCAGAATGCCTTGAACCGCCAGCCGCTGAGACCGGCCCAGGTCAACGCCGCGCCGTTGCCGACAGCGGTGGATGAGCTGAGTCTGCTGGACAGCCTGGACATGACCCAGCACCTGGACAAGGACGACTACGAGGAGCAGTTGATTACCGAGCAGGCGCGCCTGGCCGGTCTGCTGCGGGACAAGCGCATGCGCAAGCACGCCCTGGTGGCGGTCTTCGAGGGCAATGACGCGGCGGGCAAGGGCGGCGCCATTCGTCGGGTCGCCGCGGCCCTGGACCCGCGCCAATACAGCATCGTGCCGATTGCCGCGCCCACTGAAGACGAACGCGCGCAGCCCTATCTCTGGCGTTTCTGGCGGCATATTCCGGCGCGCGGCAAGTTCACCATCTTCGATCGTTCCTGGTACGGCCGGGTCCTGGTGGAGCGGGTCGAGGGCTTCTGCCAGCCCGCGGACTGGCTGCGGGCCTACAGCGAGATCAACGACTTCGAGGAGCAGTTGGCCGATGCCCGGGTGATCGTGGTGAAGTTCTGGCTGGCCATCGACAAGGACACGCAACTGGAGCGTTTCCAGGTGCGGGAGGCGATTCCCTTCAAGCGCTTCAAGATCACCGAGGACGATTGGCGCAACCGCGATAAATGGGGCGATTACCGCCTTGCCGTCGGCGACATGGTCGACCGTACCAGTACCGAAGTGGCGCCCTGGACCCTGGTGGAAGCCAACGACAAGCGCTGGGCCCGGGTCAAGGTTCTGCGCACCATCAACCGTGCCCTGGAAGCCGCCTTCGAGCGCTCCGACAAGCACGACAAGAAAGACCGGAAGGACAAGAAGTAG
- a CDS encoding class II fumarate hydratase, whose product MNRIETDSLGQVEVPEQAYWGAQTQRSLINFAIGNERMPLAVLHALALIKKAAARVNDRNGDIPADIARLIEQAADEVLAGEHDDQFPLVVWQTGSGTQSNMNVNEVLAGRANELAGNPRGGKYPVHPNDHVNRSQSSNDCFPTAMHIAAAQAVQFQLLPAITELSGGLAELSARHMKLVKTGRTHMMDATPITFGQEISAFIAQLGYAERAIRSALPAVCELAQGGTAVGTGLNSPHGFGEAIAAELAALSGLPFVTAPNKFAALAGHEPLTTLSGALKTLAVCLMKIANDLRLLGSGPRAGLAEVKLPANEPGSSIMPGKVNPTQCEALSMLACQVMGNDVAIGFAASQGHLQLNVFKPVIIHNLLQSIRLLADGCSNFQQHCITGLEPDPQQMAAHLERGLMLVTALNTHIGYDKAAEIAKKAYAENLTLREAALELGYLTDEQFDAWVRPENMLEAGKQG is encoded by the coding sequence ATGAATCGAATCGAAACCGACAGCCTGGGCCAGGTTGAAGTCCCGGAACAAGCCTATTGGGGCGCACAGACCCAGCGCTCGCTGATCAACTTCGCCATCGGCAACGAGCGCATGCCCCTGGCCGTGCTGCATGCCCTGGCCCTGATCAAGAAAGCCGCCGCCCGGGTCAATGATCGCAATGGCGATATCCCCGCCGACATCGCCCGGCTGATCGAACAGGCAGCCGACGAAGTGCTGGCCGGCGAGCATGACGATCAGTTCCCCCTGGTGGTGTGGCAGACCGGCAGCGGCACCCAGAGCAACATGAACGTCAACGAGGTCCTGGCCGGGCGGGCCAACGAACTGGCGGGCAATCCCCGGGGCGGCAAGTATCCGGTGCACCCCAACGATCATGTCAACCGCTCGCAAAGCTCCAACGACTGCTTCCCCACCGCCATGCACATCGCGGCGGCCCAGGCCGTGCAGTTCCAACTGCTGCCGGCGATCACCGAGCTGTCCGGCGGCCTGGCCGAACTGTCGGCCCGGCACATGAAGCTGGTGAAGACCGGACGCACTCACATGATGGATGCCACGCCCATTACCTTCGGTCAGGAAATCTCCGCTTTCATCGCTCAACTGGGCTACGCCGAACGGGCCATCCGCAGCGCCTTGCCGGCAGTCTGCGAACTGGCCCAGGGCGGCACCGCGGTGGGCACCGGGCTGAATTCGCCCCACGGCTTCGGTGAAGCCATCGCCGCCGAACTGGCCGCGCTGTCCGGCCTGCCGTTCGTCACCGCCCCCAACAAGTTCGCCGCCCTGGCCGGCCACGAGCCGCTGACCACCCTGTCCGGCGCGCTGAAAACCCTCGCGGTGTGCCTGATGAAAATCGCCAACGACCTGCGCCTGCTGGGCTCTGGCCCGCGGGCGGGGCTGGCCGAAGTCAAGCTGCCGGCCAACGAACCGGGCAGCTCGATCATGCCCGGCAAGGTCAACCCGACCCAGTGCGAAGCCCTGTCGATGCTCGCCTGCCAAGTGATGGGCAACGACGTGGCGATCGGCTTTGCCGCCAGCCAGGGCCATCTGCAGTTGAACGTGTTCAAGCCGGTGATCATCCACAACCTGTTGCAATCGATCCGCTTGCTGGCCGACGGCTGCAGCAACTTCCAGCAGCACTGCATCACCGGGCTGGAACCGGATCCCCAGCAGATGGCCGCGCACCTGGAACGCGGCCTGATGCTGGTGACCGCGCTGAACACCCACATCGGCTACGACAAGGCCGCCGAGATCGCCAAGAAGGCCTATGCCGAAAACCTGACCCTGCGCGAAGCGGCGCTGGAGCTGGGCTACCTGACCGATGAGCAGTTCGATGCCTGGGTCCGCCCGGAAAACATGCTGGAGGCCGGAAAACAGGGTTAG
- the mnmC gene encoding bifunctional tRNA (5-methylaminomethyl-2-thiouridine)(34)-methyltransferase MnmD/FAD-dependent 5-carboxymethylaminomethyl-2-thiouridine(34) oxidoreductase MnmC — MTPELPHAQLDWDDQGRPRSRVFDDVYFSSDSGLEETRHVFIEQNRLRERFAALNADARFVIGETGFGTGLNFLCAWQLFRQQAPATARLHFVSVEKYPLSPADLQRALALWPELTELSQQLLKHYVAVHGGFQRIVLDDGRVTLTLLIGDALEQLPHLDAQIDAWFLDGFAPAKNPDMWTPELFAELARLAAPGSTLSTFTSTGWVRRLLNAAGFKMKRTPGIGRKWEVLRGEFLGWPEDSPSPAQAKPWFARPPAQAKTALVIGGGLAGCASAASLAARGWQVQLLERHEQLAQEASGNPQGVLYLKLSAHGTALSQMILSGFGYTRRQLEHLQRGLDWDGCGVLQLAFNPKEAERQAQLAAAFPADLLRRLGQPEAQALAGIGLEHGGLFYPEGGWVHPPALCQWQADHPQIQVLAHREVLELRRVDQQWQAWDGERMLASAAVVILAGAAEIRRFPASAELPLKRIRGQITRLPQTAQSQSLATVVCAEGYVAPPRLGEHTLGASFDFKSQDLTPTSAEHAGNLDMLREISSDLLQRLNAEQLPLDRLQGRAAFRCTSPDYLPIVGPLADPAAFADTYAALGKDARQVPDLPCPWLDGLYINSGHGSRGLITAPLSGELLAAWLENEPLPLPRSVAEACHPNRFALRRLIRGKA, encoded by the coding sequence ATGACACCTGAACTGCCCCACGCCCAGCTCGACTGGGACGACCAAGGACGCCCGCGCTCGCGGGTCTTCGATGACGTGTACTTCTCCAGCGACTCGGGCCTGGAGGAAACCCGCCATGTGTTCATCGAACAGAACCGCCTGCGGGAACGCTTTGCCGCCTTGAATGCCGATGCGCGTTTCGTCATCGGTGAAACCGGCTTCGGCACCGGGCTGAACTTTCTCTGCGCCTGGCAGTTGTTCCGGCAGCAGGCGCCGGCCACTGCACGGCTGCATTTCGTCAGCGTGGAAAAGTACCCCCTGAGTCCGGCCGATCTGCAACGGGCCCTGGCCCTGTGGCCGGAACTGACGGAACTGAGCCAGCAGCTGCTCAAGCACTACGTCGCCGTGCACGGCGGTTTCCAGCGCATCGTGCTGGACGACGGCCGGGTCACCCTGACCCTGCTGATCGGCGACGCCTTGGAGCAGTTGCCGCACCTGGACGCACAGATCGACGCCTGGTTTCTCGACGGCTTCGCCCCGGCGAAGAACCCCGACATGTGGACCCCGGAACTGTTCGCCGAACTGGCGCGCCTGGCGGCACCGGGGTCCACCCTCAGCACCTTTACCAGCACCGGCTGGGTACGCCGCCTGTTGAACGCGGCGGGTTTCAAGATGAAGCGCACCCCGGGCATCGGTCGCAAGTGGGAAGTGCTGCGCGGCGAATTCCTGGGCTGGCCCGAGGACAGTCCATCGCCGGCACAGGCCAAGCCGTGGTTCGCCCGCCCGCCAGCCCAGGCCAAAACCGCCCTGGTGATCGGCGGCGGCCTGGCCGGCTGCGCCAGTGCGGCCAGCCTTGCCGCCCGCGGCTGGCAGGTGCAATTGCTCGAACGCCACGAACAACTGGCCCAGGAAGCCTCGGGCAATCCGCAAGGGGTGCTCTACCTCAAGCTCTCCGCCCACGGCACTGCGCTATCGCAAATGATCCTCAGCGGTTTCGGCTACACCCGGCGCCAGCTGGAACACCTGCAACGTGGCCTGGACTGGGACGGCTGCGGGGTACTGCAACTGGCCTTCAATCCCAAGGAAGCCGAGCGCCAGGCGCAGTTGGCCGCGGCCTTCCCCGCCGACCTGCTGCGGCGGCTGGGCCAGCCAGAGGCCCAGGCCCTGGCCGGCATCGGCCTGGAACACGGCGGCCTGTTCTACCCCGAAGGCGGCTGGGTGCATCCGCCAGCGCTGTGTCAGTGGCAGGCCGATCATCCGCAGATCCAGGTCCTGGCGCACCGGGAGGTGCTGGAGTTACGCCGGGTCGATCAGCAATGGCAAGCCTGGGACGGCGAACGGATGCTGGCCAGTGCGGCGGTGGTGATCCTTGCCGGTGCCGCCGAAATCAGGCGCTTCCCGGCCAGTGCCGAATTGCCCCTCAAGCGCATTCGCGGGCAGATCACCCGCCTGCCGCAGACCGCGCAAAGCCAGAGCCTGGCCACCGTGGTCTGCGCCGAGGGTTACGTCGCTCCGCCGCGCCTTGGGGAGCACACCCTGGGCGCCAGCTTCGACTTCAAGAGCCAGGACCTGACCCCGACCAGCGCCGAGCATGCCGGCAACCTGGACATGCTGCGGGAAATCTCCAGTGATCTGCTGCAACGCCTGAACGCCGAGCAACTGCCCCTGGACCGCCTGCAAGGTCGTGCGGCCTTCCGTTGCACCAGCCCGGACTACCTGCCCATCGTCGGCCCCCTGGCGGACCCGGCAGCGTTCGCCGACACCTACGCCGCCCTGGGCAAGGACGCGCGCCAGGTGCCGGACCTGCCCTGC
- a CDS encoding thiolase family protein, which yields MREVVIVDSVRTGLAKSFRGKFNQTRPDDMAAHCVNALLARNGIDPASVEDCIVGAGSNEGAQGFNIGRNVAVLSALGTGTAGMTLNRFCSSGLQAIAIAANQIASGCSDIIVAGGVESISLTMKSVNTDNLINPLLKEQVPGIYFPMGQTAEVVARRYNVSREAQDRYSLQSQQRTAQAQADGLFRDEIVPMTVKYHVEDKHTGQVQMLDGVVDRDDCNRPDTTLENLAALKPVFAEDGSVTAGNSSQLSDGASMTLVMSLERALALGLKPKAFFRGFTVAGCEPDEMGIGPVFSVPKLLKAKGLKVDDIDLWELNEAFASQCLYARDRLEIDNAKYNVNGGSISIGHPFGMTGSRQVGHLVRELQRRNLRYGIVTMCVGGGMGATGLFEAVR from the coding sequence ATGCGTGAAGTGGTGATCGTCGACAGCGTACGGACTGGCCTGGCCAAGTCCTTTCGCGGCAAGTTCAACCAGACCCGTCCGGATGACATGGCCGCGCACTGCGTCAATGCGCTGCTCGCCCGCAATGGCATCGATCCGGCCAGCGTCGAGGACTGCATCGTCGGCGCCGGTTCCAATGAAGGGGCCCAGGGCTTCAACATCGGCCGCAACGTCGCGGTGCTCTCGGCCCTGGGTACCGGCACGGCGGGCATGACCCTCAACCGTTTCTGCTCCTCGGGCCTGCAGGCGATCGCCATCGCCGCCAACCAGATCGCCTCCGGCTGCAGCGACATCATCGTTGCCGGTGGTGTCGAGTCCATCAGCCTGACCATGAAGAGCGTCAACACCGACAACCTGATCAACCCGCTGCTCAAGGAGCAGGTGCCGGGCATCTACTTCCCCATGGGCCAGACTGCCGAGGTGGTGGCCCGGCGCTACAACGTCAGCCGTGAAGCCCAGGACCGGTATTCCCTGCAAAGCCAGCAGCGTACCGCCCAGGCCCAGGCCGACGGCCTGTTTCGCGACGAGATCGTGCCGATGACGGTCAAGTACCACGTCGAGGACAAGCACACCGGGCAAGTACAGATGCTCGACGGTGTAGTGGATCGTGACGACTGCAACCGCCCGGATACCACCCTGGAAAACCTTGCGGCCCTCAAGCCGGTGTTTGCCGAGGACGGTTCGGTGACCGCGGGCAACTCTTCGCAGCTGTCCGATGGCGCCTCCATGACCCTGGTGATGAGCCTGGAACGGGCCCTGGCCCTGGGGCTCAAGCCCAAGGCGTTCTTCCGTGGCTTTACCGTCGCCGGCTGCGAGCCGGACGAGATGGGCATCGGCCCGGTGTTCTCGGTGCCCAAGCTGCTCAAGGCCAAGGGCCTGAAGGTGGATGACATCGATCTGTGGGAACTCAACGAGGCATTTGCCTCGCAGTGCCTGTATGCCCGCGACCGCCTGGAGATCGACAACGCCAAGTACAACGTCAATGGCGGCTCGATCTCCATCGGCCACCCGTTCGGCATGACCGGCTCGCGCCAGGTCGGGCATCTGGTGCGTGAATTGCAGCGGCGCAACCTGCGTTACGGCATTGTCACCATGTGCGTGGGCGGTGGCATGGGCGCCACGGGGCTGTTCGAAGCCGTGCGCTAG